The following coding sequences are from one Cryptococcus deuterogattii R265 chromosome 1, complete sequence window:
- a CDS encoding PP2Cc protein phosphatase, which produces MGQTLSEPMTEKHTTDVVRGKQYWVGLSDMQGWRISMEDAHSVHLYLPPSTDDSKPYSPASDIPAQPEGSTFTNDNAPEVANALFGVFDGHGGQTVAKFAGKTLHSRLSALDAYKSGDYTTALTQAFIKTDEDLRADPSFLNDPSGCTAVVGLITTDGRIIVANSGDSRSVLGYQGQAKAMSNDHKPTNEEETARITAAGGFVEFGRVNGNLALSRAMGDFEFKQNFSLAPEKQIVTVVPEIITHKLDGEEEFLVLACDGIWDCLTSQQVIDFTRRAIANGDPLGKICENMMVKCLAKDSSTGGIGCDNMTVVIVALLNGRTPEEWQAWVKERVEQKIGHDTPESIPDVFPESSGPSNGGFAGSGFRVAGGAGGLANIASILGASGITFRPAYDSDDDDDGIQLIGDSPTSPDKLSSPSLIDNEAVEGETKPKDVTGQLEKDEEETLFGGEGKKGSVRLVDEDGDSSMDSDDSDSTTTGNDLVPQPIQPSSHQAIHSPIPPNFSSIGSPTVPTPQELQGLQASNRSEPQGDAYSDAVRVEGLMDKSESPLNL; this is translated from the exons ATG GGTCAAACACTCTCTGAGCCTA TGACGGAAAAGCACACCACGGATGTGGTACGAGGAAAGCAATACTGGGTTGGCTTGTCAGACATGCAAGGATGGCGTATCAGCATGGAGGACGCCCATTCCGTCCACCTGTATCTTCCCCCGAGCACAGACGATTCCAAACCTTACAGTCCAGCAAGCGACATTCCGGCCCAACCTGAAGGTTCTACCTTCACCAACGACAACGCACCCGAAGTCGCTAATGCTCTGTTTGGTGTATTTGACGGACATGGTGGCCAGACAGTGGCCAAGTTTGCGGGCAAAACTCTGCATTCTCGATTGTCGGCTTTGGATGCTTACA AATCCGGAGATTACACAACTGCCCTTACCCAGGCCTTCATCAAAACCGATGAAGATCTCCGAGCAGACCCTTCATTCTTGAACGACCCATCTGGATGTACCGCCGTTGTGGGACTCATCACGACCGATGGTCGCATCATTGTC GCGAACTCTGGTGATTCTAGGTCAGTTCTCGGCTACCAAGGACAAGCCAAGGCCATGTCAAACGACCACAAGCCTACCAACGAAGAGGAGACCGCGCGAATAACTGCCGCCGGTGGTTTTGTTGAGTTTGGCCGAGTGAACGGTAACCTTGCTCTTTCTCGAGCTATGGGCGACTTTGAGTTCAAGCAAAACTTTTCTCTTGCGCCCGAAAAGCAAATTGTAACCGTCGTTCCCGAAATCATTACCCACAAGCttgatggcgaagaagagttcCTTGTGCTTGCTTGTGATGGTATTTGGGATTGCCTTACTTCTCAGCAGGTCATTGACTTTACTCGACGTGCCATCGCCAATGGCGACCCTTTGGGTAAAATCTGTGAGAACATGATGGTTAAATGTTTGGCCAAGGACTCTAGCACTGGTGGAATTGGTTGCGATAACATGACCGTGGTCATCGTCGCTTTGTTGAATGGCAGGACACCAGAGGAGTGGCAAGCGTGGGTCAAGGAGCGCGTCGAGCAAAAGA TTGGCCACGATACTCCCGAATCCATTCCTGACGTCTTCCCCGAGAGCTCGGGTCCCTCCAATGGCGGCTTTGCTGGCTCAGGCTTCCGCGTCGCAGGCGGCGCGGGCGGTTTAGCCAACATTGCCAGCATCCTGGGAGCCTCTGGTATCACCTTCAGACCCGCTTACGATagcgatgacgatgatgatggtatTCAACTTATCGGAGACAGTCCCACTTCGCCTGATAAGCTCTCATCACCCAGTCTCATTGATAACGAGGCTGTTGAAGGCGAGACTAAGCCCAAGGATGTCACCGGCcagcttgagaaggacgaggaagagaccTTGTTTGGCggggaaggcaagaagggcagCGTGAGACTGGTggacgaagatggagattCTAGCATGGACTCTGACGATTCTGATTCTACCACAACGGGCAATGATCTCGTCCCTCAACCTATTCAACCATCCTCCCACCAAGCCATCCACTCCCCTATCCCTCCCAatttctcctccatcggTTCTCCTACAGTGCCTACCCCGCAAGAACTTCAGGGACTGCAAGCGTCCAACAGAAGTGAGCCCCAGGGGGATGCGTATTCGGACGCTGTCAGGGTTGAGGGATTGATGGACAAGAGCGAGAGTCCCCTGAACCTTTAG